Proteins co-encoded in one Deinococcus radiopugnans ATCC 19172 genomic window:
- a CDS encoding NUDIX domain-containing protein: MTGDARTIYDGHILKLELLEDKWEVIRHADAVAVLALNDAGEMLLVRQFRRAVDAHTLEAPAGLIDGEESPEAAARRELQEEAGLDGEMRLLTRFYSSPGFCDEQLYVFQATGLRESKLPHDDDEDIEVVWMAPQKVLDGLREGRIVGSATTVAAALYGAQSLAGSAE, translated from the coding sequence ATGACTGGCGACGCCCGCACGATCTACGACGGCCACATCCTGAAGCTGGAACTGCTGGAAGACAAGTGGGAGGTCATCCGCCACGCCGACGCCGTGGCCGTGCTGGCCCTGAACGACGCGGGCGAGATGCTGCTGGTGCGCCAGTTCCGCCGCGCCGTGGACGCCCACACCCTGGAAGCCCCGGCGGGCCTGATCGACGGCGAGGAATCCCCCGAGGCGGCGGCCCGCCGCGAATTACAGGAGGAGGCCGGGCTGGACGGCGAGATGCGGCTGCTGACCCGCTTCTACTCCAGCCCCGGCTTCTGCGACGAGCAGCTGTACGTGTTCCAGGCCACCGGGCTACGCGAGAGCAAGCTGCCGCACGACGACGACGAGGACATCGAGGTGGTGTGGATGGCCCCCCAGAAGGTGCTGGACGGCCTGCGCGAGGGCCGGATCGTGGGCAGCGCGACCACCGTCGCGGCGGCGCTGTACGGGGCACAGAGTCTGGCAGGTTCGGCGGAGTGA
- the tilS gene encoding tRNA lysidine(34) synthetase TilS: protein MSALPSYLARPLAPYAGQTVAVGVSGGADSVALLRALLLAGARPVATHLDHALRPESPDDARWVAALAQSLGVPHESARVDVAAVAAARGWNVEDAARRVRYDFLGRVAKGHRAAAVLTAHTRRDVAETVLMGLLRGEAVLNGIPAQRGRVRRPWLDVPRAEIEAFLHTLGQDWREDASNHDPAFTRAWIRREVMPVLSARFPGAEASLARVAGYAAQDDAALTDWAAQLTPHAPLEKQPAAVLRRFVRRELVRAGVPFHFEHLERLADSLRADDTAHVTLPGAREITATGGRLHLAAQRWREPEFPLPPGWQRRTRQDGDRIRLPGGTRKLSDVLTDLKVPRRERDSVPLLVSGEGVQWVGLQPPVWAVGAREVAGVARDPLHTAMGEALTLARQSAEVGEVPVGAVVVGPDGGVVGRGRNTSRADGDMTRHAEMAALREAATSLGTPYLTDCTLVVTLEPCPMCLGAALEARVGRIVYGAANPKAGALGGVTDVLAAHWGHAPKVTGGVRAGEAARLLRATFQGIRAGRPAGEP from the coding sequence ATGTCCGCCCTGCCCTCCTATCTGGCCCGGCCCCTCGCTCCATACGCGGGGCAGACGGTGGCCGTGGGCGTGTCGGGTGGGGCGGACTCGGTGGCGCTGCTGCGGGCGCTGCTGCTGGCCGGAGCGCGGCCCGTCGCCACGCATCTGGATCACGCCCTGCGCCCCGAATCGCCGGATGATGCCCGCTGGGTGGCGGCACTGGCACAGTCGCTGGGCGTTCCCCACGAGTCGGCGCGGGTGGACGTCGCGGCAGTGGCGGCGGCGCGCGGCTGGAACGTGGAGGACGCCGCCCGCCGCGTGCGCTACGACTTTCTGGGGCGGGTGGCGAAGGGGCATCGAGCCGCCGCCGTCCTGACCGCCCACACCCGGCGCGACGTGGCCGAGACGGTGCTGATGGGCCTGTTGCGCGGCGAGGCCGTCCTGAATGGCATTCCAGCACAGCGGGGCCGGGTGCGCCGCCCCTGGCTGGACGTGCCTCGCGCCGAGATCGAGGCTTTTCTACACACGCTGGGCCAGGACTGGCGCGAGGACGCCTCCAACCATGACCCCGCCTTCACCCGCGCGTGGATTCGCCGCGAGGTGATGCCGGTGCTGAGCGCCCGCTTTCCGGGGGCCGAGGCGAGTCTGGCGCGGGTGGCGGGGTACGCCGCGCAGGACGACGCCGCCCTGACGGACTGGGCCGCACAGCTCACGCCGCATGCGCCGCTGGAAAAACAACCCGCCGCCGTGCTGCGCCGTTTTGTCCGCCGGGAGTTGGTGCGGGCGGGCGTCCCCTTCCACTTTGAGCATCTGGAACGGCTGGCAGATTCGCTCAGGGCCGACGACACGGCCCATGTCACCCTGCCCGGCGCGCGGGAAATCACGGCCACCGGTGGGCGGCTTCATCTGGCGGCGCAGCGCTGGCGCGAGCCGGAGTTCCCCCTGCCCCCTGGCTGGCAGCGCCGCACCCGGCAGGACGGAGACCGCATCCGGCTGCCCGGTGGCACACGCAAGCTCAGCGACGTGCTGACCGATCTGAAGGTGCCGCGCCGGGAGCGTGACTCGGTGCCGCTGCTGGTGTCGGGTGAAGGGGTGCAGTGGGTGGGCCTTCAACCTCCCGTCTGGGCGGTGGGCGCGCGGGAGGTGGCGGGCGTGGCCCGGGATCCCCTCCACACTGCCATGGGCGAGGCGCTGACCCTGGCGCGGCAATCGGCAGAAGTGGGGGAAGTGCCGGTGGGCGCGGTGGTGGTCGGCCCGGACGGCGGGGTGGTGGGCCGGGGCCGCAACACCTCGCGGGCGGACGGCGACATGACCCGCCACGCCGAGATGGCAGCGTTGCGGGAGGCCGCCACGAGCCTGGGCACGCCATACCTGACGGACTGCACCCTTGTCGTGACCCTGGAACCGTGCCCGATGTGCCTGGGGGCGGCGCTGGAGGCGCGCGTGGGTCGCATCGTCTACGGCGCGGCCAATCCCAAAGCGGGGGCGCTGGGCGGCGTGACCGACGTGCTGGCGGCCCACTGGGGCCACGCGCCCAAGGTGACGGGCGGCGTGCGGGCGGGCGAGGCGGCGCGGCTGCTCAGGGCCACCTTCCAGGGCATCCGGGCGGGGCGGCCGGCGGGCGAGCCCTGA